Proteins from a single region of Apium graveolens cultivar Ventura chromosome 7, ASM990537v1, whole genome shotgun sequence:
- the LOC141670767 gene encoding uncharacterized protein LOC141670767 — protein MLVTLRIQIMQCFDGLFYIKMPTDSYKETRNLTLSLEDNLFGGQVSKVQFLSMKLATINPRLDFNIEGLLAKDILQSRAGPSSTLGFHPTMSMPYSPMHLAQTGLIQVGLAGMGPSPDELQRSITSHLTSMSGGSKEPNSQVTSSHVLTFFSVAHTHKLFMPVW, from the exons ATGCTAGTAACTCTAAGGATACAAATTATGCAATGCTTTGATG GTCTATTTTACATCAAGATGCCCACTGATTCGTACAAGGAAACTCGTAACCTTACACTTTCACTTGAAGATAATTTGTTTGGTGGTCAAGTGTCAAAGGTTCAG TTTCTCTCCATGAAGCTTGCAACAATTAATCCTCGGCTGGATTTTAACATTGAAGGGCTTCTAGCAAAAGAT ATCCTTCAATCACGAGCTGGTCCTTCTTCTACACTTGGATTTCATCCTACAATGTCTATGCCTTATTCTCCAATGCATCTGGCACAAACTGGACTAATTCAAGTCGGTCTTGCTGGCATGGGACCTTCTCCAGATGAACTTCAGAGAAGCATTACTTCCCATTTAACCTCCATGAGTGGAGGATCTAAAGAGCCTAATTCTCAAGTTACTTCTAGTCATGTTTTGACCTTCTTCTCTGTTGCACACACACATAAATTATTTATGCCAGTTTGGTAG